One window of the Rosa rugosa chromosome 3, drRosRugo1.1, whole genome shotgun sequence genome contains the following:
- the LOC133735861 gene encoding uncharacterized protein LOC133735861 isoform X3 — MQIQKDLILVKMESGDENTEQGKSRRVWTSFEEESLLNVLDGIIAGGQRYDTGSFKSGTLIKIENALNLLCPNSNLKASPHIESKLKKLKKDYSIIYDMMNKSGFAWNDIKKCIEVDSNEVWETYLQHNKKAKGWRNKKYPLFDRLATIFGSDRATGDGAEVPADMMEEQSNNEDDIGIGNDTSPMSMRQDSTGQSQVSQKKRKRNDEDKIMLALDKLFEESGKRMQAVTDAIVKGDEDRSDIAKELKKMGLSVLDQIEAFKIILDKPQNISVFMSLDDEVRKVYVENLLAGTARGST; from the exons ATGCAAATTCAgaaggatttgattttggtg AAAATGGAAAGTGGTGATGAAAATACAGAGCAAGGGAAGTCAAGACGTGTATGGACCAGCTTTGAAGAAGAGTCTTTGTTGAATGTTCTTGACGGAATTATTGCTGGAGGACAACGCTACGACACTGGTAGTTTCAAATCTGGTACTTTAATCAAAATAGAGAATGCTTTAAATCTTTTATGTCCCAATTCCAATCTGAAGGCAAGTCCACATATTGAGTCAAAGTTGAAGAAACTTAAGAAAGATTATAGCATAATCTATGACATGATGAACAAGAGTGGATTTGCATGGAATGATATCAAAAAGTGCATTGAAGTTGATAGTAATGAAGTATGGGAAACGTATTTGCAG CACAACAAAAAGGCAAAGGGATGGAGAAACAAGAAGTATCCATTATTTGATAGACTAGCTACCATCTTTGGGAGTGACCGTGCTACTGGAGATGGGGCTGAGGTCCCTGCTGATATGATGGAGGAGCAGAGCAACAATGAAGATGATATAGGCATTGGGAATGACACAAGCCCCATGTCAATGAGGCAAGATAGCACTGGACAATCTCAGGTCAGtcagaaaaagaggaaaagaaatgaTGAAGATAAAATTATGCTTGCATTGGATAAATTGTTTGAAGAATCTGGAAAAAGAATGCAAGCAGTGACTGATGCCATAGTGAAAGGTGATGAAGATCGATCTGATATTGCTAAGGAACTTAAGAAAATGGGACTTTCTGTTCTAGACCAAATTGAGGCATTTAAAATCATTTTGGATAAGCCCCAAAACATATCTGTGTTCATGTCCTTAGATGATGAAGTGAGGAAAGTGTATGTCGAGAACTTGCTTGCGGGCACTGCTAGAGGATCTACCTAG
- the LOC133735861 gene encoding uncharacterized protein LOC133735861 isoform X4, which yields MESGDENTEQGKSRRVWTSFEEESLLNVLDGIIAGGQRYDTGSFKSGTLIKIENALNLLCPNSNLKASPHIESKLKKLKKDYSIIYDMMNKSGFAWNDIKKCIEVDSNEVWETYLQHNKKAKGWRNKKYPLFDRLATIFGSDRATGDGAEVPADMMEEQSNNEDDIGIGNDTSPMSMRQDSTGQSQVSQKKRKRNDEDKIMLALDKLFEESGKRMQAVTDAIVKGDEDRSDIAKELKKMGLSVLDQIEAFKIILDKPQNISVFMSLDDEVRKVYVENLLAGTARGST from the exons ATGGAAAGTGGTGATGAAAATACAGAGCAAGGGAAGTCAAGACGTGTATGGACCAGCTTTGAAGAAGAGTCTTTGTTGAATGTTCTTGACGGAATTATTGCTGGAGGACAACGCTACGACACTGGTAGTTTCAAATCTGGTACTTTAATCAAAATAGAGAATGCTTTAAATCTTTTATGTCCCAATTCCAATCTGAAGGCAAGTCCACATATTGAGTCAAAGTTGAAGAAACTTAAGAAAGATTATAGCATAATCTATGACATGATGAACAAGAGTGGATTTGCATGGAATGATATCAAAAAGTGCATTGAAGTTGATAGTAATGAAGTATGGGAAACGTATTTGCAG CACAACAAAAAGGCAAAGGGATGGAGAAACAAGAAGTATCCATTATTTGATAGACTAGCTACCATCTTTGGGAGTGACCGTGCTACTGGAGATGGGGCTGAGGTCCCTGCTGATATGATGGAGGAGCAGAGCAACAATGAAGATGATATAGGCATTGGGAATGACACAAGCCCCATGTCAATGAGGCAAGATAGCACTGGACAATCTCAGGTCAGtcagaaaaagaggaaaagaaatgaTGAAGATAAAATTATGCTTGCATTGGATAAATTGTTTGAAGAATCTGGAAAAAGAATGCAAGCAGTGACTGATGCCATAGTGAAAGGTGATGAAGATCGATCTGATATTGCTAAGGAACTTAAGAAAATGGGACTTTCTGTTCTAGACCAAATTGAGGCATTTAAAATCATTTTGGATAAGCCCCAAAACATATCTGTGTTCATGTCCTTAGATGATGAAGTGAGGAAAGTGTATGTCGAGAACTTGCTTGCGGGCACTGCTAGAGGATCTACCTAG